From Phenylobacterium immobile (ATCC 35973), a single genomic window includes:
- the leuD gene encoding 3-isopropylmalate dehydratase small subunit, producing MQAFTRLDAKIAPLPNANIDTDQIIPAQFLKTVERKGLGKGLFFSMRFDDQGQPRPEFVLNKPDYANAQVLVAGDNFGCGSSREHAPWALMDYGIRCVISTSFADIFYNNCFQNGLLPVVLTAEQVQDLMEEAKGGNHLVTVDLESQTVVSPSGRTFTFAIDASRKEKMLKGLDAIGETLTAESSIDVFESKMALGQPWLEQA from the coding sequence ATGCAGGCCTTCACCCGCCTGGACGCCAAGATCGCGCCCCTGCCCAACGCCAACATCGACACCGACCAGATCATCCCGGCCCAGTTTCTCAAGACCGTGGAGCGCAAGGGCCTTGGCAAGGGCCTGTTCTTCTCCATGCGCTTCGACGACCAGGGCCAGCCGCGCCCCGAGTTCGTGCTGAACAAGCCGGACTATGCGAACGCCCAGGTCCTCGTCGCCGGCGACAACTTCGGCTGTGGCTCCAGCCGCGAGCACGCCCCCTGGGCGCTCATGGACTACGGCATCCGCTGCGTCATCTCGACCAGCTTCGCCGACATCTTCTACAACAACTGCTTCCAGAACGGCCTCCTGCCCGTCGTCCTCACCGCCGAGCAGGTCCAGGACCTGATGGAGGAGGCCAAGGGCGGCAACCACCTGGTCACCGTCGACCTCGAGTCCCAGACCGTCGTCTCGCCCAGCGGCCGCACGTTCACCTTCGCCATCGACGCCAGCCGCAAGGAAAAGATGCTGAAAGGCCTCGACGCCATCGGCGAGACCCTCACGGCCGAGAGTTCCATCGACGTGTTTGAGAGCAAGATGGCGCTGGGGCAGCCCTGGCTGGAACAAGCCTGA